The Chryseobacterium shigense region GTAGATCCTGCAACTGGTAAACTGGTAGAGGGAATTGAGAAGGAAACACACCAGGTTATGAAAAACCTTCAGGCTATTCTTACTGAAGCAGGAATGACCTTCAAAAATGTAGTGAAAGCTACCATCTTCCTTAAAAGTATGGATGATTTTGCAGTAATGAATGATATTTATGCCTCATATCTTGATGCAGACAGCTACCCGGCCCGTGAAACTGTACAGGTTTCATGCCTGCCTAAGAACGTTGATATTGAAATTTCTATGATTGCACATCAGGATTAATGAATTTTATAAGAAATACATTTGCGATTCTTGTAGGCCTTGCTATAACAGGGCTTATTATTACTCTTGGGATAAGAGTTTTTCCGCAATGGATCACTTTCGAGGCTTTTGCTCCTTTTGAGCACTGGCAAAGGTTTCTTTACAGTATGAGAGGCGATAATGCATTTTTCGGGTTTCTGCTGTTTATTTCCGGGCTTGGAACAACGATAGGGGGTGTGGCTACTGCGCTTATTGTGAAGTATGCTAAAGTGGCATATGCTATTCTTATCGGCTTTATCATGCTTTTTATAGCCATGCTGGATGTTATTGTATTTCCGTATCATCCTACGTTTTATAAGATCTCTATTTTTCTCACTTTTTTCCCGTTTTCGTGGATAGGAGGGAAGATTGTAGCAGTGATTTATGAGCGGAAGAATAAAAGAAGAATTGCCGAGAAAATGAACAAAACAAAATAAAAAAACGCTGCAACATCTGCAGCGTTTTTTGTTAATATGAGAAGACAGTTGTCTGCTTGATTAAGGCATCTTGAATCCTTTGGTATAGATTCTTCCGTAGTCGTCCACGAATTTCACCTGTACATTACCCTGGTATTTATCAAGGATCTTTTCTACATCTTTCTGTGAATTGACCGGTTTACCGTTGATTTCTATAATGATGTAATTGTCTACAATTCCGATTTTGGCCATCTCACTTCCTTCGCTTACATTTTTGGCAACAACGCCACTATTCAGGCCATATTCTGTTTTGAATTTTTCATTAAGCGGATCGAAATCTGCCCCTATTTTCTCAGTGACGCTCAGATCAGCTTTTGTTCTTGTTGAAGTTCCTCCTTTCTGGTCTTTCAGCGTTACTGTAGTTGTGTTTTCTTTACCGTTTCTTGAATAAGTTACCTGAACTTTATCTCCAGGACGCTTGCTTCCGATAGACATGGAAAGATCAGCAAAATCAGTAATGTCATAACTGTCTATTTTAGTAATGATGTCACCTTTTTTAAGACCTGCATCTTCCGCGCCGCTGTTATCTCCAAATCCTGTAACATAAACCCCCGAACCGGATTTGATACTGGTTTTATACTGTTGATTATAGGCAGCCACCTGCTGATCGTTGGAAAGATCTAATGATGAAACTCCTAAGAATCCTCTCTGTACAATTCCGAACTTCTTGATATCCTCAACAATTTTTCTTGCTAAATTGGAAGGAACGGCAAATCCGTACCCCTGATAATATCCTGTGGTAGACTGGATGGCAGAGTTAATACCGATAAGGTCACCATTAACATTTACCAGCGCTCCTCCTGAGTTACCGGGGTTAATGGCGGCATCGGTCTGGATAAAGCTTTCAATTGGGTTGGTTGCTTTTCCCTGGCCTCCAAGGATTCCGATTCCTCTGCCTTTAGCAGAAACAATTCCTGCAGTTACCGTAGAGTTTAATCCCAACGGGTTTCCTACTGCAAGTACCCATTGTCCTACTTCAATATTGTCTGAATTGGCAAAATTTAAATAAGGAAGTCCTTTTTCTTCAATCTTTAATAGTGAGATGTCCGTATTAGGGTCTGTTCCTACCAAAGTTGCGATATAAGATTTTTTATTGCTTAAAACCACTTCCAGTTTATTAGCCCCTGCCACAACGTGGTTGTTAGAGATAATGTATCCGTCCGGCGAAATAATCACCCCGGATCCCATTCCTGAAGGCATATTGTCCGGAGCCTGCTTCTGTCTCTGCTGGCCTCTTCCTCCTCCTCCCAAAGGATCTCCGAAGAAGAAATCAAACAGATCCTGTTCTGAAGCTCTGCTCGTTCCTCTGCTTTGGTAATTTTTAATAGTAACAACAGCCGGAACCGTTGTTTTTGATGCTTTTACAAAATCGTCACCCACAACCCCCGTATTCATTCCTACAAATGATGCGTTTGGAGCGGCTGCTGTAAAATAAGATGGGTCGCCATTATTGGAATGTTGACCGAAATATTGTATTGTCCCAACGGTAGTAGCTCCTGAGACAACTCCCACTACTGCAAATGGTAATAGTTTTTTTAAAGTACTCTTCATTGTATATCTTTCTTTTTATTTATTGATTTTTGTTTTATCGTAAACAAATTTAATGTTAAATAAGTAAGCAATTAGTATGCTATGTTTCAATTTTAACTAAAATTTAACGGCTATTATGCCATTTTATAAATTATGTCATAATCCTCAATGATGTATTAACAAAACTTAAAATATTCTTAAACCGAAAATATGACATTTTGTAAAGCGGTAACAGTAAAAATGTCAGGTATTAAGATACAACAATAAACCAAAAGTCTTTCACGGATTATTATTACAGGTCATTAAATTACTCATTATGCTTTACCGGATAAGCAGGTTCAATGTAAAAATGATTATATTTGCAAAAATTTTTCTCACTTAAAACGTTTATAGCATGCAACTGTACAACACCTTAAGCGCAGAAGAAAGAGCTCAGCTTATTGATGAAGCCGGTGAGGAACGCCTTACATTGTCTTTCTATGCGTATGCCAAAATTGAAGATCCCAAAAAATTTCGCGATGAACTATTTATAGCCTGGAATGCACTTGATGCACTTGGCCGTATTTATGTTGCTCATGAAGGCATTAACGCTCAGATGAGTGTTCCTGCAGACCAGTTTGAGGCTTTTCGGGATACGCTGGAAGTTTATGATTTTATGAAAGGAATCCGTTTGAATGTAGCGGTTGAACAGGACAATCATTCTTTTTTAAAACTGACCATAAAAGTAAGACACAAAATTGTTGCTGACGGTTTGAATGATGATACTTTTGATGTTACCAATAAAGGAATCCATTTAAAAGCACAGGAATTTAATAATATGCTTGAAGATCCGAATACTATTGTAGTGGATTTCAGGAATCATTACGAAAGTGAAGTAGGGCATTTTGAAGGGGCTATTACCCCTGATGTGGA contains the following coding sequences:
- a CDS encoding RidA family protein — protein: MKQIINTVNAPAAIGPYSQANMANGVLYISGQIPVDPATGKLVEGIEKETHQVMKNLQAILTEAGMTFKNVVKATIFLKSMDDFAVMNDIYASYLDADSYPARETVQVSCLPKNVDIEISMIAHQD
- a CDS encoding trypsin-like peptidase domain-containing protein, which encodes MKSTLKKLLPFAVVGVVSGATTVGTIQYFGQHSNNGDPSYFTAAAPNASFVGMNTGVVGDDFVKASKTTVPAVVTIKNYQSRGTSRASEQDLFDFFFGDPLGGGGRGQQRQKQAPDNMPSGMGSGVIISPDGYIISNNHVVAGANKLEVVLSNKKSYIATLVGTDPNTDISLLKIEEKGLPYLNFANSDNIEVGQWVLAVGNPLGLNSTVTAGIVSAKGRGIGILGGQGKATNPIESFIQTDAAINPGNSGGALVNVNGDLIGINSAIQSTTGYYQGYGFAVPSNLARKIVEDIKKFGIVQRGFLGVSSLDLSNDQQVAAYNQQYKTSIKSGSGVYVTGFGDNSGAEDAGLKKGDIITKIDSYDITDFADLSMSIGSKRPGDKVQVTYSRNGKENTTTVTLKDQKGGTSTRTKADLSVTEKIGADFDPLNEKFKTEYGLNSGVVAKNVSEGSEMAKIGIVDNYIIIEINGKPVNSQKDVEKILDKYQGNVQVKFVDDYGRIYTKGFKMP